A window of Tautonia marina contains these coding sequences:
- a CDS encoding anti-sigma factor family protein yields MPTIDDSLIHAYVDDELDPESRLLVEQAAEADPRVAHSLSELARLHGLMANVHRPPDLPDVSGAVVARLNQAATRRRALQPIASSTILALAALLMVTLFWNRPVPQGGQGQGPLAGVEDPADALPEETIAPAGTEAEPEVEVAANDSTPETIVAEAAPEDPDVTVAEAPVELAADQAAFLLDLVDFDRSRTFVIEPMVGVSAEELAEELNHLLRDTLRSDPRYGHLATAEPEADGRPADLFLLVANPTEEKNLLDQLEESLGDRCRVVEPVEADPAQSLLLGDAGSLVLKSVEQAAPLRSREERLLANRGHDHEPEAKGNDRLVIPPPQPQGVLEFPLPPRPSPEAVEDSANTDDRPNVMVFWVRPSR; encoded by the coding sequence ATGCCCACAATTGACGATTCCCTGATTCACGCCTACGTCGATGACGAGCTTGACCCCGAGTCTCGCTTGCTCGTCGAACAGGCGGCCGAGGCCGATCCTCGGGTGGCTCACTCGCTGAGTGAGCTGGCCCGATTGCACGGCCTGATGGCGAATGTTCACCGGCCACCCGACCTGCCGGACGTTTCCGGGGCGGTGGTGGCACGCCTGAATCAAGCGGCCACCCGGCGGCGAGCCTTGCAGCCGATTGCCTCGTCGACCATCCTGGCGCTGGCGGCGCTGTTGATGGTCACCCTGTTCTGGAACCGGCCGGTTCCTCAGGGCGGTCAGGGGCAGGGGCCACTGGCGGGGGTCGAAGACCCTGCCGATGCGCTGCCGGAGGAGACGATTGCCCCGGCCGGGACCGAGGCCGAACCAGAGGTTGAGGTCGCCGCCAACGACTCGACCCCGGAGACGATCGTGGCCGAAGCGGCTCCCGAGGACCCGGACGTGACGGTGGCCGAGGCCCCCGTGGAACTGGCCGCGGACCAGGCAGCGTTTCTGCTCGACCTGGTCGATTTCGACCGGTCCCGGACGTTCGTGATCGAGCCGATGGTCGGCGTCTCGGCCGAGGAGCTGGCCGAGGAGCTGAACCATCTGCTCCGCGACACGCTACGGAGCGACCCCCGCTATGGCCATCTGGCGACGGCGGAACCCGAGGCGGACGGCCGCCCGGCCGACCTGTTCTTGCTGGTTGCCAACCCGACCGAAGAGAAGAACCTGCTCGACCAGCTGGAGGAATCGCTGGGGGACCGCTGCCGGGTTGTCGAGCCGGTCGAGGCGGATCCGGCGCAATCGCTGCTGCTCGGCGATGCCGGGAGCCTGGTGCTCAAGTCCGTGGAGCAGGCCGCCCCGTTGCGATCGCGGGAGGAGCGGCTGCTGGCCAATCGCGGGCACGATCACGAGCCCGAGGCCAAGGGGAACGACCGGCTCGTGATCCCCCCGCCTCAACCGCAAGGGGTGCTGGAGTTTCCGTTGCCACCGAGGCCATCGCCCGAGGCGGTGGAAGACTCGGCCAACACCGATGACCGTCCCAACGTGATGGTGTTCTGGGTCAGACCATCGCGCTGA
- a CDS encoding lactate racemase domain-containing protein, producing the protein MRVAVEFQDDQIAFDVSDDRLVAAWNGPEGMPLDAVREQLRRDLEAPRGYPPLRQNVVPGDRVALAIDPNVLDVSRLVALVAEVLTEAGVESIEGVSLGPIPPSQRDDWPATIRLETHAPGSENAQTMAYLASTQAGRRIYLNRTLTEADVVVPVGALGFDEVLGYRGPWSTIFPGLSNAETQQSERDAPAGVGKRGAVLEESGEVSWLLGSLFHVGVLPGRSGTAGLVVGEAGAVREAGIQAVDAAWTFRPESRAELVIAGIGAPGRPTSLNDLARGLTTAAGLVQRGGKIAILSRVEGSPGPALQRLTALDDPSRGGVKALRDARKEPDALTALAIAEALAWADLYLLSALDDQLVDDLAMIALASADEARRLASGASSCLVLSQADRTRPQVIED; encoded by the coding sequence ATGCGGGTCGCGGTCGAGTTTCAGGACGATCAGATAGCCTTCGACGTGAGCGACGATCGTCTTGTCGCCGCCTGGAACGGCCCGGAGGGGATGCCGCTCGACGCCGTCCGCGAGCAGCTCCGCCGCGACCTCGAAGCGCCGAGAGGCTATCCGCCGCTCCGGCAAAATGTCGTGCCCGGCGACCGCGTGGCCCTGGCGATCGACCCGAACGTGCTGGACGTGTCGCGACTGGTCGCTCTTGTGGCCGAGGTGCTGACCGAGGCAGGGGTGGAGTCGATCGAGGGGGTCAGTCTAGGGCCGATTCCGCCGTCGCAGCGCGACGATTGGCCGGCGACGATCCGGCTGGAAACGCACGCTCCCGGCTCTGAGAACGCGCAAACGATGGCCTACCTGGCCAGCACCCAGGCGGGGCGTCGGATCTACCTGAACCGAACCCTGACCGAGGCTGACGTGGTGGTGCCGGTCGGGGCGCTCGGGTTCGACGAGGTGCTCGGCTACCGAGGCCCCTGGAGCACCATCTTTCCCGGCCTGAGCAATGCCGAAACCCAGCAGAGCGAACGGGATGCGCCCGCAGGGGTCGGCAAGCGAGGGGCGGTGCTGGAGGAGTCGGGCGAGGTGTCGTGGCTGCTCGGGAGCCTCTTTCACGTGGGGGTCTTGCCCGGTCGATCGGGAACCGCCGGGCTGGTCGTCGGCGAGGCCGGCGCGGTGCGCGAGGCGGGGATTCAGGCCGTGGACGCCGCCTGGACCTTCCGCCCCGAGAGCCGGGCCGAGCTGGTGATCGCCGGCATCGGCGCTCCGGGTCGGCCGACGAGCCTCAACGACCTGGCGCGGGGTCTGACGACGGCCGCCGGGCTCGTCCAGCGAGGCGGCAAGATCGCCATTCTCTCGCGCGTCGAAGGAAGTCCTGGCCCGGCCTTGCAACGTCTGACGGCGCTCGACGACCCCTCGCGGGGGGGAGTCAAGGCTCTCCGGGACGCCCGGAAGGAGCCCGATGCGCTCACCGCCCTTGCCATTGCCGAGGCGTTGGCCTGGGCCGATCTTTACTTGCTCAGCGCGCTGGACGATCAACTCGTCGATGACCTGGCGATGATCGCGCTCGCCTCGGCCGACGAGGCGCGCCGCCTGGCCTCGGGGGCGTCGTCGTGCCTGGTGCTGAGCCAGGCCGACCGGACCCGGCCGCAGGTGATTGAGGATTAA